The Pseudomonas sp. DG56-2 genome contains a region encoding:
- a CDS encoding sulfite exporter TauE/SafE family protein, with the protein MIEWVMYIALGAALGTVGGLFGIGGGLIAIPALGVLFGLDQQLAQGTALVMVVPNVLLALWRYHQRNRIEMRHALPLAVASFVFAWLGSIWAVDVDAQSMRFAFVMFLVALAAWNLARMFMRQTQPSTELRYPWPWLGVLGAGAGVLGGLFGVGGAVVATPVLTSVFGTTQVVAQGLSLALAAPSTAVTLLTYGIHQHVQWSMGIPLAVGGLLSISWGVKLAHALPEKVLRSLFCGFLVVCAVMLAFKI; encoded by the coding sequence ATGATTGAGTGGGTGATGTATATAGCGCTGGGCGCTGCACTGGGCACGGTCGGAGGACTGTTTGGCATTGGTGGCGGGCTTATCGCAATTCCGGCGCTGGGAGTGTTGTTCGGGCTCGACCAGCAACTGGCGCAAGGTACGGCCTTGGTGATGGTGGTGCCGAACGTGCTGCTGGCGCTGTGGCGCTATCACCAGCGCAACCGGATCGAGATGCGCCACGCGTTGCCATTGGCAGTTGCCAGCTTTGTTTTTGCCTGGCTAGGTTCGATCTGGGCTGTGGACGTCGACGCACAGTCCATGCGTTTTGCCTTTGTCATGTTCCTGGTTGCCTTGGCTGCCTGGAACCTGGCGCGCATGTTCATGCGCCAGACACAGCCTTCCACTGAACTGCGCTATCCATGGCCCTGGCTCGGTGTGCTGGGCGCAGGCGCTGGAGTGCTTGGCGGTTTGTTTGGTGTCGGTGGGGCGGTAGTTGCCACCCCTGTGTTGACCAGTGTGTTCGGTACCACACAGGTGGTTGCCCAAGGGCTCTCACTGGCGCTGGCGGCGCCCAGTACTGCCGTAACCCTGCTGACCTACGGTATTCACCAGCATGTGCAGTGGAGCATGGGGATCCCGCTGGCAGTGGGTGGGCTGTTGAGCATCAGTTGGGGGGTAAAGCTGGCTCACGCGCTGCCCGAAAAAGTCCTGCGCTCACTGTTCTGTGGCTTCCTGGTGGTCTGCGCGGTGATGCTGGCGTTCAAGATCTGA
- a CDS encoding LysR family transcriptional regulator, whose translation MSQYQSIDSDVLRTFVAIAEHGGFTRAGEVVNRTQSAVSMQMKRLEEDIIQRQLFERDGRQVRLTAEGQVLLGYARRILKLHGEVFNTLRMPHMVGMVRIGTPDDYAMRFLPGILSSFAQAYPLIQVEVHCESSRQLMQRQDLDMTIITCEPGHEVGQLLRREPAVWVQAQGFCPHEHNPLPLAVFNTDCCCRTWACNALDTIEKEYRIAYTSASTPAIMAVVSAGLAVTAQLQSLITSDLRVIGEAQGLPVLPTASIMLLRNNSSQSQMTDCMADYIVEGFRS comes from the coding sequence TTGTCCCAGTATCAGAGTATCGACTCCGACGTCCTGCGCACCTTCGTCGCCATCGCTGAACACGGTGGTTTCACTCGCGCTGGCGAAGTGGTGAACCGCACTCAGTCGGCCGTCAGCATGCAGATGAAACGCCTGGAAGAAGACATCATCCAGCGCCAGCTGTTCGAACGTGACGGCCGCCAGGTACGCCTGACCGCCGAAGGCCAGGTACTGCTTGGCTACGCCCGGCGCATCCTCAAACTCCATGGTGAAGTGTTCAACACCCTGCGCATGCCACACATGGTCGGCATGGTGCGCATTGGCACGCCGGATGACTATGCCATGCGTTTTCTGCCCGGCATTCTTTCCAGCTTTGCCCAGGCCTATCCACTGATCCAGGTCGAGGTTCATTGCGAAAGCTCGCGCCAGCTGATGCAGCGCCAGGACCTGGACATGACCATCATCACCTGCGAGCCCGGCCATGAAGTCGGTCAATTACTGCGCCGCGAGCCTGCGGTGTGGGTTCAGGCCCAGGGCTTCTGCCCGCACGAACACAATCCGCTGCCGCTGGCCGTTTTCAATACTGACTGCTGCTGCCGAACTTGGGCCTGCAACGCGCTGGATACGATCGAAAAGGAATACCGGATCGCCTACACCAGCGCCAGCACCCCGGCAATCATGGCGGTGGTCAGCGCTGGCCTTGCGGTCACGGCACAATTGCAGAGCCTGATTACCAGCGATTTGCGCGTGATAGGCGAAGCGCAGGGCCTGCCGGTCTTGCCGACTGCCAGTATCATGCTGCTGCGCAACAACAGCAGCCAGTCACAGATGACCGACTGCATGGCCGACTACATCGTTGAAGGCTTCAGATCTTGA
- a CDS encoding DUF1127 domain-containing protein → MKGQKAHVLMHPRFAHGGFSHAIEAVIQQLARWRQLHRQRMELARLSDAALHDIGMSRVDVLQEVERPFWDDPLKK, encoded by the coding sequence ATGAAAGGTCAGAAAGCACATGTCCTGATGCATCCGCGCTTTGCTCATGGCGGCTTCAGCCATGCCATTGAGGCTGTCATTCAACAGTTGGCGCGCTGGCGGCAGTTGCACCGGCAACGGATGGAACTGGCGCGCCTGAGTGATGCCGCACTGCACGATATCGGCATGAGCCGGGTTGATGTGCTGCAAGAGGTGGAGCGGCCATTCTGGGACGACCCGTTAAAAAAATGA
- a CDS encoding winged helix-turn-helix domain-containing protein → MPTTQSFSLAQARRLALAAQGFAGRTPRSQVSAAHLQRLMERLGVVQIDSVNALVRSHYLPIFSRLGSYPQALLDQIAWGQRRQRKLFEYWGHEASLLPLALYPMLRWRMDRARQGQGIYQQLARFGREQQPTIARVLAAVTAQGALAAGSLSTREVRAGPWWDWSAEKHALEWLFAAGLVTVAGRRGFERLYDLPERVLPAALLQQPLLDEAQAQRGLLLQAATALGVATEKDLRDYYRLSPADSRDRIAELVEQGQLQVCAVQGWNQAAYCLGAVRLPGKVACSALLSPFDSLVWERGRTERLFDFRYRLEIYTPAHKRVYGYYVLPFLHHERIAARVDLRADRAGDCLAIHAVHEEVQGLDDAGVQALADSLWNMARWLGLSRLQLNCPRASAGRLRPALAHSTFSVGLV, encoded by the coding sequence ATGCCCACCACACAATCCTTTTCGCTGGCGCAGGCGCGCCGCCTGGCCTTGGCGGCCCAGGGCTTTGCTGGGCGCACCCCGCGCTCACAGGTGAGTGCCGCGCATCTGCAACGGCTGATGGAGCGCCTGGGTGTGGTGCAGATCGACTCGGTGAACGCCTTGGTGCGTTCGCATTACCTACCGATATTTTCGCGACTGGGCAGTTATCCACAGGCGCTGCTTGACCAGATTGCCTGGGGCCAGCGGCGCCAGCGCAAACTGTTTGAATACTGGGGCCACGAAGCTTCGTTGCTGCCGCTGGCGTTGTATCCCATGCTCCGTTGGCGCATGGACCGTGCGCGTCAAGGACAGGGTATCTACCAGCAGTTGGCACGTTTCGGTCGTGAGCAGCAGCCAACCATTGCCCGTGTTCTGGCTGCAGTCACCGCTCAGGGCGCTTTGGCTGCCGGTAGCCTGTCCACCCGTGAGGTGCGTGCCGGACCCTGGTGGGACTGGAGCGCAGAAAAGCATGCGCTGGAATGGTTGTTTGCTGCAGGCCTGGTGACCGTTGCCGGGCGACGGGGTTTTGAGCGTTTGTACGATCTGCCTGAGCGGGTGCTGCCAGCGGCATTGCTGCAGCAACCATTGCTCGACGAAGCGCAGGCACAGCGCGGGCTGCTCCTGCAAGCGGCCACTGCCTTGGGCGTGGCGACCGAAAAAGACCTGCGCGACTACTATCGACTCAGCCCGGCAGATAGCCGTGATCGCATTGCCGAATTGGTGGAGCAGGGGCAGTTGCAAGTCTGTGCCGTGCAAGGTTGGAACCAGGCAGCCTATTGCCTTGGCGCTGTGCGGCTGCCGGGTAAAGTTGCCTGCAGCGCATTGCTGTCACCCTTCGATTCGTTGGTCTGGGAGCGGGGGCGTACCGAGCGCCTGTTCGATTTTCGTTATCGGCTGGAGATTTACACCCCGGCGCACAAGCGTGTCTACGGCTACTACGTTCTGCCGTTTCTACATCATGAACGGATCGCCGCGCGTGTGGATTTGCGCGCAGATCGGGCTGGCGACTGCCTGGCGATCCATGCGGTGCACGAGGAAGTCCAGGGCCTGGACGATGCTGGGGTGCAAGCGCTGGCTGACAGCCTGTGGAACATGGCGAGGTGGCTGGGCTTGAGCCGCTTGCAGCTGAATTGTCCTCGAGCCAGTGCCGGGCGGTTGCGCCCGGCACTGGCCCACAGCACCTTCAGCGTCGGACTTGTTTGA
- a CDS encoding class II 3-deoxy-7-phosphoheptulonate synthase, whose amino-acid sequence MNQPWSPDSWRALPIQQQPSYPDAEHLLKVEQTLASYPPLVFAGEARELRRQFAEVTQGRAFLLQGGDCAESFAEFSAAKIRDTFKVLLQMAIVMTFAAGCPVVKVGRMAGQFAKPRSANDETVAGVTLPAYRGDIINGIGFDEKSRVPDPERLLQAYHQSTASLNLLRAFAQGGFADLHQVHKWNLDFIANSALAEKYSQLADRIDETLAFMRACGMDSSPQLRETSFFTAHEALLLNYEEAFVRRDSLTNDYYDCSAHMLWIGDRTRQLDGAHVEFLRGVNNPIGVKVGPSMNTEELIRLIDVLNPDNDPGRLNLIVRMGASKVGEHLPALIRSVEREGRKVLWSSDPMHGNTIKASSGYKTRDFAQILSEVKQFFQVHQAEGSHAGGIHIEMTGQNVTECIGGARPITEDALSDRYHTHCDPRMNADQSLELAFLIAETLKQVRR is encoded by the coding sequence ATGAATCAACCCTGGAGCCCTGACAGCTGGCGCGCCCTGCCGATCCAGCAGCAACCTTCCTACCCTGATGCCGAGCACCTGCTCAAGGTCGAACAGACCCTGGCAAGTTACCCGCCGCTGGTATTCGCCGGTGAAGCCAGGGAACTGCGCCGACAGTTTGCCGAAGTCACCCAGGGCCGCGCGTTTCTTCTGCAGGGCGGCGATTGTGCAGAAAGCTTCGCCGAGTTCTCGGCGGCCAAAATCCGCGACACCTTCAAGGTGCTGCTGCAAATGGCGATCGTCATGACGTTTGCCGCCGGCTGCCCGGTGGTCAAGGTCGGGCGCATGGCCGGGCAGTTTGCCAAACCGCGCTCGGCAAATGATGAGACCGTTGCCGGGGTGACTCTGCCGGCCTACCGTGGCGATATCATCAATGGTATCGGCTTCGACGAAAAAAGCCGGGTACCCGACCCGGAACGCCTGCTCCAGGCCTATCACCAGTCCACCGCCAGCCTGAACCTGTTGCGCGCCTTTGCCCAAGGTGGTTTTGCCGATCTGCACCAGGTGCACAAGTGGAACCTGGACTTCATTGCCAACTCGGCACTGGCAGAAAAGTACAGTCAATTGGCTGACCGTATCGACGAAACCCTGGCCTTCATGCGTGCCTGTGGCATGGACAGTTCACCGCAATTGCGTGAAACCAGCTTTTTTACCGCCCATGAAGCGTTGCTGTTGAATTACGAGGAAGCCTTCGTACGTCGTGACAGCCTGACCAACGACTACTACGACTGCTCGGCGCATATGCTTTGGATCGGCGACCGCACGCGCCAACTCGACGGTGCACATGTGGAGTTTTTGCGCGGGGTGAACAACCCTATCGGGGTCAAGGTCGGCCCGAGCATGAATACCGAGGAGTTGATCCGCCTGATTGATGTGCTCAACCCGGACAATGACCCCGGCCGCCTCAATCTGATCGTACGCATGGGTGCCAGCAAGGTCGGTGAGCACTTGCCGGCACTGATTCGCAGCGTCGAGCGCGAAGGACGCAAAGTGCTGTGGAGCTCCGACCCGATGCACGGCAATACCATCAAGGCCAGCAGCGGCTACAAAACCCGCGATTTCGCGCAGATCCTCAGCGAGGTCAAGCAGTTCTTCCAGGTGCACCAGGCCGAGGGTAGCCATGCCGGTGGCATTCACATTGAAATGACCGGACAGAACGTCACCGAGTGCATCGGTGGCGCCCGCCCCATTACCGAAGACGCCCTGTCAGATCGCTACCATACCCATTGCGATCCGCGCATGAACGCCGACCAGTCCCTGGAACTGGCCTTCCTGATCGCCGAGACTCTCAAACAAGTCCGACGCTGA
- a CDS encoding spermidine synthase has product MTVERVERVLAQVQDQYGTISVLEVEDYRFLEFGEAIEQSCVFTADPSWLEYDYTRAMFIAALCHAEPESALFLGLGAGTLTQACLKFLPLEDVEAIELRPDVPRLAIEYLGLDDDPRLYIRIGDAMELLGSAESADLIFVDLYTDHGPGVAHLAWRFLEDCQKRLNPDGWLVINQWAGDDGKPLGAALLRGLYHRHYWELPVKEGNVIIIVPADLDQELDMAGLQARAAALAPRLGYSLDALIAAIRPAT; this is encoded by the coding sequence ATGACAGTGGAACGGGTGGAGCGGGTGCTGGCCCAGGTGCAGGACCAATACGGCACCATCAGCGTCCTGGAGGTCGAGGACTATCGGTTTCTCGAATTCGGTGAAGCCATCGAGCAGAGCTGCGTGTTTACCGCCGATCCGAGCTGGCTGGAATACGACTACACCCGCGCCATGTTCATCGCCGCGCTGTGTCACGCCGAGCCCGAAAGCGCGCTGTTTCTTGGTTTGGGCGCCGGAACCTTGACCCAGGCCTGCCTCAAGTTCCTGCCGCTGGAAGACGTCGAGGCCATTGAGCTGCGTCCCGATGTGCCGCGCCTGGCCATCGAGTATCTGGGCCTGGATGATGATCCGCGCCTGTATATCCGTATTGGCGATGCCATGGAGTTGCTGGGTTCTGCCGAGTCTGCCGACTTGATTTTCGTCGACTTGTATACCGATCATGGGCCGGGTGTGGCCCATCTGGCGTGGCGTTTCCTCGAAGACTGCCAGAAGCGCTTGAATCCTGATGGTTGGCTGGTGATCAACCAGTGGGCTGGCGATGATGGCAAGCCACTGGGCGCCGCATTGCTGCGTGGGCTTTATCATCGTCACTATTGGGAGCTGCCGGTCAAGGAGGGCAATGTGATTATCATCGTTCCAGCCGACCTCGACCAGGAACTGGACATGGCCGGGCTCCAGGCTCGCGCCGCAGCCCTGGCCCCGCGTCTTGGCTACTCGCTGGATGCCTTGATCGCAGCGATCCGCCCGGCTACGTGA
- a CDS encoding class III extradiol ring-cleavage dioxygenase → MLPSLFISHGSPMLALEPGASGPALKRLAAALKRPKAIVVVSAHWESRELLVSSSPTPQTWHDFGGFPAALYAVQYPAPGDPALAQRVTELLCAAGMPTRLDPQRPFDHGTWVPLSLMYPHADIPVVQVSLPTQLGPKFQELVGSALASLRDDDVLLIGSGSITHNLGELDWRAGPQSIEPWALAFRDWMIEKLQADDTQALHDYRHLAPFAMRNHPSDEHLLPLYFARGAGTEFAIVHQGFTLGALGMDIYRFD, encoded by the coding sequence ATGCTGCCCAGCCTGTTCATTTCCCATGGCTCGCCCATGCTCGCCCTGGAGCCAGGTGCCAGTGGCCCTGCCTTGAAACGCCTGGCTGCTGCATTAAAACGACCCAAAGCAATCGTGGTGGTCTCAGCACATTGGGAAAGCCGGGAGTTGCTGGTATCCAGCAGCCCCACCCCGCAAACCTGGCACGACTTCGGCGGCTTCCCCGCCGCACTGTATGCCGTGCAGTACCCTGCCCCCGGCGACCCGGCCCTGGCTCAACGGGTAACAGAACTGCTCTGCGCGGCCGGCATGCCAACGCGCCTCGACCCCCAACGCCCCTTCGACCATGGCACCTGGGTTCCTCTGTCGCTGATGTATCCCCACGCAGATATTCCGGTGGTACAGGTTTCCCTTCCCACCCAGCTTGGGCCGAAGTTTCAGGAACTGGTGGGCAGCGCGCTGGCGAGCTTGCGTGATGACGACGTTCTGCTGATCGGCTCCGGAAGCATCACCCACAACCTGGGCGAACTGGACTGGCGCGCAGGTCCGCAAAGCATTGAACCCTGGGCGCTGGCGTTTCGGGACTGGATGATTGAAAAACTGCAGGCAGATGACACCCAGGCCTTGCATGATTACCGGCACCTGGCGCCCTTTGCCATGCGCAATCACCCTAGCGATGAGCATTTATTGCCCCTGTACTTCGCTCGAGGTGCAGGCACGGAATTCGCCATCGTCCACCAGGGCTTCACCCTCGGGGCGCTGGGCATGGACATCTATCGCTTCGATTGA
- a CDS encoding thiopurine S-methyltransferase, translating into MQAAFWLSRWNNNQIGFHQSQVNGHLQQYWPTLAVAPGARVLVPLCGKSLDMLWLAGQGLQVLGVELSERAVEDFFAEHQLQPQITQQGPFKVFRCDAIEIRCGDFFALRAEDVGACAALYDRAALIALPAPMRVLYVEHLQTLLAPPVKGLLITLDYDQSQIDGPPFAVVDDEVQALFAAWQPRERVSHDVLAESPKFQQAGATRLLERVYQLQR; encoded by the coding sequence ATGCAGGCAGCGTTTTGGCTTTCACGTTGGAACAATAATCAGATTGGCTTTCACCAGTCTCAGGTCAACGGTCACCTGCAACAGTACTGGCCGACATTGGCGGTGGCGCCTGGAGCGCGCGTGCTGGTGCCGCTGTGTGGCAAGAGCCTGGACATGCTCTGGTTGGCAGGGCAGGGCCTGCAGGTGCTTGGGGTGGAGCTGTCGGAGCGTGCGGTGGAGGATTTTTTCGCTGAGCATCAGTTGCAGCCCCAGATCACTCAGCAAGGTCCGTTCAAGGTTTTTCGCTGCGACGCCATTGAAATTCGCTGCGGTGATTTCTTCGCCTTACGCGCTGAAGACGTCGGCGCGTGTGCTGCTTTGTACGATCGAGCTGCACTGATCGCGTTGCCCGCGCCTATGCGCGTGCTTTATGTCGAGCATTTGCAGACCCTGCTTGCGCCACCGGTGAAGGGCTTGTTGATCACCCTGGACTACGACCAGTCGCAGATCGACGGGCCGCCGTTTGCTGTCGTCGATGACGAAGTGCAGGCGCTGTTCGCCGCCTGGCAGCCGCGTGAGCGGGTATCGCATGATGTGCTGGCCGAGAGTCCGAAATTCCAACAGGCTGGCGCCACGCGCTTGTTGGAGCGGGTCTATCAGTTGCAACGCTGA
- the htpX gene encoding protease HtpX — protein MMRILLFVATNLAVVLIASITLSLFGFNGFMAANGVDLKLDQLLIFCAVFGFAGSLISLFISKWMAKMSTGTQIISQPRTRHEQWLLQTVEELSREAGIKMPEVGIFPAYEANAFATGWNRNDALVAVSQGLLERFSPDEVRAVLAHEIGHVANGDMVTLALIQGVVNTFVMFFARIIGNFVDKVIFKNEEGQGIAYYIATIVAELILGILASMIVMWFSRKREYRADEAGARLAGTGAMIGALQRLRSEQGVPVHMPDTLNAFGINGGLKQGLAGLLMSHPPLEDRIEALRRRG, from the coding sequence ATGATGCGCATCTTACTGTTTGTAGCCACCAACCTTGCGGTTGTGCTGATTGCCAGCATCACCTTGAGCCTGTTTGGCTTCAATGGGTTCATGGCGGCAAACGGGGTTGACCTCAAGCTCGATCAGCTGCTGATTTTCTGCGCCGTGTTCGGTTTTGCCGGCTCGCTGATTTCGCTGTTCATCTCCAAGTGGATGGCGAAGATGAGCACGGGCACCCAGATCATCAGTCAGCCGCGCACCCGCCATGAACAATGGCTGCTGCAGACCGTCGAAGAACTGTCCCGCGAAGCCGGCATCAAAATGCCTGAAGTAGGTATCTTCCCGGCCTATGAGGCCAATGCCTTTGCCACTGGCTGGAACCGCAACGACGCACTGGTTGCTGTCAGCCAGGGCCTGCTCGAGCGCTTCTCGCCTGACGAAGTACGTGCAGTCCTGGCTCACGAAATCGGCCACGTGGCCAATGGCGACATGGTCACCCTCGCGCTGATACAAGGTGTGGTCAACACCTTCGTGATGTTCTTCGCCCGCATCATCGGCAACTTTGTCGACAAGGTGATTTTCAAGAACGAAGAAGGCCAAGGCATCGCCTACTACATCGCGACCATCGTTGCCGAGCTGATTCTGGGCATCCTCGCCAGCATGATCGTCATGTGGTTCTCGCGTAAACGCGAATACCGTGCTGACGAAGCTGGTGCACGCTTGGCCGGTACCGGCGCGATGATTGGCGCTCTGCAGCGCCTGCGTTCGGAACAAGGGGTACCGGTGCATATGCCCGACACCTTGAACGCCTTCGGCATCAACGGCGGCCTCAAGCAGGGCCTGGCTGGCTTGCTGATGAGCCACCCACCGCTGGAAGATCGCATCGAAGCTCTGCGCCGTCGCGGTTAA
- a CDS encoding pyridoxal phosphate-dependent aminotransferase — protein sequence MQVSKSNKLANVCYDIRGPVLKHAKRLEEEGHRILKLNIGNPAPFGFEAPDEILQDVIRNLPTAQGYSDSKGLFSARKAVMQYYQQKQVEGVGIEDIYLGNGVSELIVMSMQALLNNGDEVLIPAPDYPLWTAAVSLAGGNPVHYLCDEQADWFPDLDDIKAKITSNTKALVIINPNNPTGAVYSRELLLGMLELARQHNLVVFSDEIYDKILYDEAVHICTASLAPDLLCLTFNGLSKSYRVAGFRSGWVAISGPKQHAQSYIEGIDMLANMRLCANVPSQHAIQTALGGYQSINDLVLPPGRLLEQRNRTWELLNDIPGVSCVKPMGALYAFPRIDPKVCPIHNDEKFVLDLLLSEKLLIVQGTAFNWPWPDHFRVVTLPRVDDLEQAIGRIGNFLKTYQQ from the coding sequence ATGCAGGTCAGCAAATCGAACAAGCTCGCCAATGTCTGCTATGACATTCGCGGCCCGGTGCTCAAGCACGCCAAACGCCTGGAAGAGGAAGGTCATCGCATCCTCAAGCTGAACATCGGCAACCCTGCGCCGTTTGGATTCGAAGCGCCGGACGAAATCCTCCAGGATGTCATCCGCAACCTGCCGACTGCCCAGGGCTACAGCGACTCCAAGGGCCTGTTCAGCGCGCGCAAGGCGGTGATGCAGTACTACCAGCAAAAGCAGGTCGAAGGTGTCGGCATCGAAGACATCTACCTGGGCAACGGCGTATCCGAATTGATCGTGATGTCGATGCAAGCGCTGCTCAACAACGGCGACGAAGTGCTGATTCCGGCACCTGACTACCCGCTGTGGACTGCTGCAGTCAGCCTGGCGGGCGGCAATCCAGTGCACTACCTGTGCGACGAGCAAGCCGACTGGTTCCCGGACCTTGACGACATCAAGGCCAAGATCACCTCCAACACCAAAGCCCTGGTGATCATCAACCCGAACAACCCAACGGGCGCGGTGTACTCGCGCGAGTTACTGCTGGGCATGCTGGAACTGGCCCGCCAGCACAACCTGGTGGTGTTCTCCGACGAGATCTACGACAAGATCCTCTACGACGAAGCCGTGCATATCTGTACCGCCTCGCTAGCACCAGACCTGCTTTGCCTGACCTTCAACGGTTTGTCCAAGTCCTACCGCGTTGCGGGCTTCCGTTCCGGCTGGGTGGCCATTTCCGGCCCCAAGCAGCACGCTCAGAGCTACATCGAAGGCATCGACATGCTGGCCAACATGCGCCTGTGTGCCAACGTGCCGAGCCAGCACGCCATTCAGACCGCCCTGGGCGGCTACCAGAGCATCAATGATCTGGTCCTGCCGCCGGGTCGTCTGCTTGAGCAACGCAACCGCACCTGGGAGTTGCTCAATGACATCCCCGGCGTCAGTTGCGTCAAACCAATGGGCGCGCTCTATGCGTTCCCGCGCATCGACCCGAAAGTCTGCCCGATTCACAACGACGAAAAATTCGTCCTAGACCTGCTGCTCTCGGAAAAACTGTTGATTGTCCAGGGCACCGCTTTCAACTGGCCATGGCCCGATCACTTCCGAGTGGTCACCCTGCCGCGCGTCGATGACCTGGAACAGGCCATTGGCCGTATCGGAAACTTCTTGAAGACATATCAGCAATAA
- the msrB gene encoding peptide-methionine (R)-S-oxide reductase MsrB — translation MEKIEKTAEQWRAMLDPEQYNVCRLKGTERPFSGKYNGTKTEGVYHCICCNAPLFDSKAKFDSGCGWPSFYEPIEDSAMIEIRDISHGMIRTEVTCAQCDAHLGHVFPDGPPPTGLRYCINSVCLDLVPR, via the coding sequence ATGGAAAAGATAGAGAAAACTGCGGAGCAATGGCGTGCCATGCTCGATCCCGAGCAGTACAACGTCTGCCGCTTGAAAGGCACCGAACGGCCGTTCAGCGGTAAATACAACGGCACCAAGACCGAGGGTGTCTACCACTGCATTTGCTGCAATGCGCCCTTGTTCGATTCCAAGGCCAAGTTCGACTCCGGTTGTGGCTGGCCAAGCTTCTACGAGCCGATCGAGGACAGTGCGATGATCGAGATTCGTGACATCTCCCATGGGATGATCCGCACCGAAGTCACCTGTGCACAGTGCGATGCCCATTTGGGGCATGTGTTTCCCGATGGGCCACCGCCAACCGGTCTGCGCTACTGCATCAACTCGGTCTGCCTGGACCTGGTTCCACGCTAA
- a CDS encoding glutathione peroxidase, with amino-acid sequence MADALLSIPCITLAGEQKTLADFQGKALLVVNTASQCGFTPQYKGLEQLWQRYRERGLVVLGFPCNQFGKQEPGDAREIAQFCEMNFGVSFPLFRKIDVNGGSAHPLFTELKKRAPGLFGSQNIKWNFTKFLVESSTGNVTRYAPSTKPEALSASIEKMLK; translated from the coding sequence ATGGCCGACGCATTGTTGAGTATTCCTTGCATCACTCTGGCAGGTGAGCAAAAGACCCTGGCGGACTTCCAGGGTAAAGCGCTGTTGGTGGTCAATACTGCCAGCCAGTGCGGCTTTACCCCACAGTACAAGGGCCTGGAACAGCTGTGGCAGCGTTATCGCGAGCGCGGTCTCGTGGTGCTGGGTTTTCCCTGCAACCAGTTCGGCAAACAGGAGCCGGGAGACGCCAGGGAAATCGCGCAGTTCTGCGAAATGAATTTTGGTGTCAGCTTTCCGCTGTTTCGCAAGATCGACGTCAATGGCGGTAGCGCTCATCCCTTGTTCACCGAACTGAAAAAACGCGCCCCCGGGTTGTTCGGATCGCAAAACATCAAATGGAACTTCACCAAGTTTCTTGTCGAGTCGAGCACGGGCAATGTCACACGTTACGCGCCGAGTACCAAGCCGGAAGCGTTGAGTGCGTCGATCGAGAAAATGCTCAAATAG